In Pararge aegeria chromosome 17, ilParAegt1.1, whole genome shotgun sequence, one genomic interval encodes:
- the LOC120631228 gene encoding transmembrane protease serine 9-like, with protein sequence MKLLLVAVCLVLAASAEYAPVEDYHREFGIPAAARIKAMEEAQDFDGSRIAGGTEPALGEQPHFAGLLIILANGYMSVCGSSILTNTKLVTAAHCWSSPSMQVHQFTVVFASLRLYSGGLRVNTRTVEQHANFNRRTSENDIAIITVPHVAFTAHISNINIATGSELFVGSWAVVAGFGRNGGTLNNEVLRKVSVQVVTNDVCAGTFSGSVFESSICVATSGGKSPCLGDDGGPLAIGSGESRTLVGVLSYTHHAGCTLGHPAVFTRVSSFAEWIPHTVSKMKLLLVAVSLVLAASAEYAPIMQDYHREFGIAAAARIKAMEDAQDFDGSRIAGGTASTLGAHPHVGGLVITLASNQQSVCGSSVISNTRILSAAHCWQHGTSTARQWTVVLGSVRLFSGGTRINTNRVTMHAGYNQRTLLNDIAVGIINHVTYTNNINRALIPTGTNQFVGVWATVAGFGRTGDGAQHGISNNQALSHGTYQIISNQVCARTFGNSIAASTLCVGTSNGQSPCAGDSGSGLITGSGNQRQVLGVVSFGHSAGCTRGHPAAFARVTSFATWIRQHM encoded by the exons ATGAAACTCTTGCTGGTCGCTGTGTGCCTGGTACTGGCTGCCTCAGCCGAATATGCTCCCGTGGAAGACTACCACAGGGAGTTCGGCATTCCCGCTGCCGCTCGCATCAAGGCTATGGAAGAGGCCCAAGACTTCGATGGATCAAGGATCGCAGGTGGAACTGAACCGGCACTCGGAGAACAACCGCACTTT GCCGGTTTGCTGATCATTCTGGCTAACGGCTACATGTCGGTATGCGGATCCTCCATCCTCACCAACACGAAGCTGGTGACCGCAGCTCACTGCTGGTCGAGTCCATCCATGCAGGTTCACCAATTCACTGTCGTGTTCGCCTCTTTGCGCCTCTACTCCGGCGGGCTTCGCGTCAACACCAGAACAGTGGAACAGCATGCCAACTTTAATCGCAGAACCTCTGAAAACGACATAGCTATAATAACTGTTCCTCATGTCGCTTTTACCG CTCACATCAGCAATATCAACATTGCTACCGGAAGCGAGCTGTTCGTCGGCTCCTGGGCTGTCGTCGCCGGCTTCGGAAGAAATGGTG GCACCCTAAATAACGAAGTTTTAAGAAAAGTGAGCGTGCAAGTCGTCACCAACGATGTCTGCGCTGGCACGTTCTCCGGCAGCGTCTTCGAGTCCTCCATCTGCGTAGCCACGTCCGGCGGCAAAAGCCCGTGCCTCGGTGACGACGGCGGCCCCCTCGCCATCGGCTCGGGCGAAAGCCGCACACTG GTCGGTGTATTATCTTACACCCATCACGCCGGCTGCACCCTTGGCCACCCCGCAGTGTTCACCAGAGTCAGTTCCTTCGCCGAATGGATCC CACACACAGTCTCCAAAATGAAACTCCTACTGGTCGCTGTAAGCCTGGTACTGGCTGCCTCAGCCGAATATGCTCCCATCATGCAAGACTACCACAGGGAGTTCGGCATTGCCGCTGCCGCTCGCATCAAGGCCATGGAAGACGCCCAAGACTTCGACGGCTCAAGGATCGCAGGTGGCACTGCTTCAACGCTCGGAGCTCATCCTCATGTG GGCGGTTTGGTGATCACCTTGGCAAGCAACCAGCAATCAGTGTGCGGGTCCTCGGTCATCAGTAACACGCGCATATTGAGCGCGGCTCACTGCTGGCAGCACGGGACCAGCACGGCCCGCCAGTGGACCGTGGTACTGGGATCGGTGCGCCTGTTCTCCGGCGGCACACGCATCAACACCAACAGGGTGACAATGCACGCCGGGTACAACCAGAGGACTCTTTTGAACGATATCGCTGTAGGCATTATTAATCACGTCACGTATACCA ACAACATCAACCGCGCCCTCATACCCACCGGGACCAACCAGTTCGTCGGCGTCTGGGCTACAGTCGCTGGCTTCGGAAGGACTGGCGACGGGGCTC agCACGGCATCAGTAACAACCAAGCTTTGAGCCATGGAACCTACCAGATCATCTCCAACCAGGTCTGCGCCCGTACTTTCGGCAACAGCATCGCCGCATCTACCCTCTGCGTGGGCACGTCTAACGGCCAGAGTCCCTGCGCCGGCGACTCGGGCAGCGGTCTTATCACGGGCTCTGGAAACCAACGGCAAGTG